The genomic region CGCGAGCGGCTGGAGGCCGGCATGCGCCAGGCGGCAGCCGATGTGGTGATCCATGGCGAGGGCGGCGAGCGGGTCGCCAATACGATCTTCTTCACCCTGCCGGGGCTGAAGGCCGAGACGGGGCAGATCGCCTTCGATCTCGAAGGTGTGGCGCTTTCGGCTGGCTCGGCCTGCTCATCCGGCCGACTCGGTGAAAGCCATGTGCTGACGGCGATGGGCCGCGATGCCAAGCTCGGCGGCTTGCGCATTTCGCTCGGCTTTTCGACGACGGAAGAGGATATCGACCGGGCGATTGCCGCTTTTGCGAAGATTGCCTGCCGGCGCAAGTCGGCGGGCGAGGCGGCCTGACCGCGTCATAAACTTGCGGAAACGCAAATTTCTGCTTGCCAACCGGGCTGAAAAGTCCCTTTTGGCCTCTTACATCAAGGGCAGGAATTTGCCCGACATCAGGGGCAAGAGAATTGCCCATGCGCTACAAGCTGCCGGACCTTGGATCCGGCGAGATTGGAGAATGAAATGGCTGCCGTGCAGGAAACGATCGACCAGGTCCGCCTGATCGATGTCGACCAGTACAAATACGGTTTCGAGACCGTCATCGAAATGGACAAGGCGCCGAAAGGCCTGTCCGAGGACATCATCCGCTTCATTTCGGCCAAGAAGCAGGAGCCGGAATGGATGCTGGAATGGCGTCTCGAGGCCTATCGCCGCTGGCTGACGCTGGAAGAGCCGACCTGGGCGCGCGTCGACTATCCGAAGATCGATTTCAACGACATCTATTATTACGCGGCGCCGAAGAGCACGCCGGGTCCGAAGTCGCTCGACGAAGTCGATCCAGAACTGTTGAAGGTCTATGAGAAGCTTGGCATCCCGCTGCGTGAGCAGGAGATCCTGGCCGGCGTCGAGAAGCCGAAGATTGCCGTCGACGCCGTTTTCGACAGCGTCTCTGTCGTGACCACCTTCAAGGCGGAACTGAAGAAGGCCGGCGTGATCTTCATGTCGATCTCGGAAGCGATCCGTGAATATCCCGATCTCGTGCGGAAATATCTCGGCTCGGTCGTGCCGACTTCGGACAATTATTACGCGACGCTGAATTCGGCGGTCTTCACCGACGGCTCCTTCGTCTTCGTGCCGAAGGGCGTTCGCTGCCCGATGGAGCTTTCCACCTATTTCCGCATCAACGAGAAGGGCACCGGCCAGTTCGAGCGCACGCTGATCATCGCGGAAGAGGGCGCTTACGTCTCCTATCTCGAAGGCTGCACGGCGCCGCAGCGCGACGAAAACCAGCTGCATGCCGCGGTGGTCGAGCTCGTTGCGCTCGACGATGCCGAGATCAAATATTCCACCGTCCAGAACTGGTATCCTGGTGATAAGGAAGGCAAGGGCGGCATCTACAATTTCGTCACCAAGCGCGGCGATTGCCGCGGCGACCGCTCGAAGATCTCGTGGACGCAGGTCGAGACCGGCTCGGCGATCACCTGGAAATATCCGTCCTGCATTCTGCGCGGCGACGACAGCCGCGGCGAGTTCTATTCGATCGCCGTCTCCAACGGCCATCAGCAGATCGACAGCGGCACCAAGATGATCCATCTCGGCAAGAATACGTCGAGCCGCATCGTCTCCAAGGGCATCGCCGCCGGTGTTTCCAACAATACCTACCGCGGCCAGGTCTCGGCCCACCGCAAGGCATCGA from Rhizobium sp. BT03 harbors:
- the sufB gene encoding Fe-S cluster assembly protein SufB yields the protein MAAVQETIDQVRLIDVDQYKYGFETVIEMDKAPKGLSEDIIRFISAKKQEPEWMLEWRLEAYRRWLTLEEPTWARVDYPKIDFNDIYYYAAPKSTPGPKSLDEVDPELLKVYEKLGIPLREQEILAGVEKPKIAVDAVFDSVSVVTTFKAELKKAGVIFMSISEAIREYPDLVRKYLGSVVPTSDNYYATLNSAVFTDGSFVFVPKGVRCPMELSTYFRINEKGTGQFERTLIIAEEGAYVSYLEGCTAPQRDENQLHAAVVELVALDDAEIKYSTVQNWYPGDKEGKGGIYNFVTKRGDCRGDRSKISWTQVETGSAITWKYPSCILRGDDSRGEFYSIAVSNGHQQIDSGTKMIHLGKNTSSRIVSKGIAAGVSNNTYRGQVSAHRKASNARNFTQCDSLLIGDKCGAHTVPYIEAKNSTAQFEHEATTSKISEDQLFYCLQRGIPTEAAIALIVNGFVKEVLQELPMEFAVEAQKLISISLEGSVG